The following proteins are co-located in the Phyllostomus discolor isolate MPI-MPIP mPhyDis1 chromosome 1, mPhyDis1.pri.v3, whole genome shotgun sequence genome:
- the ART3 gene encoding ecto-ADP-ribosyltransferase 3 isoform X2: MKTGHFEMVTMLLSAMILMDIFQVKANTLDMADNAFDDEYQKCSDRMEIKYIPQLLKEEKASHQLLEDVWENAKAKWEARKTQLFLPMSFKDNHGIALMAYINEAQEQTPFYQLFNEAVKVAGQSRKDYIYSFQFKALHFYLTKALQLLRRPCEDSYKNVVYSTSQAPSFTGGGLNQARFGHFTLAYSAKPQAADDQHILLTIRSCFGVAIEKFFDKESTSERIVLIPLNEVFHVSQDGAGNNLILLSTNKTCSHHECAFLGGLKTANCVENMDYFQPIHVSSPGDKNQKLEDPGVKSQESPVLPGMKSHEPIQIPGMKIPEPFPLPEYKSQEDINSLTPAPAPAPAAVPVPSPKTHPSASSGKMLLPLFETFVMLISASTINLFVAL, encoded by the exons atgaagacaggacATTTTGAAATGGTCACCATGCTGCTGTCAGCTATGATTTTAATGGATATTTTCCAG GTGAAGGCTAATACATTAGACATGGCAGATAATGCATTTGATGACGAATACCAGAAATGTTCTGATAGGATGGAAATCAAGTATATTCCGCAACTGCTCAAGGAAGAGAAAGCAAGCCATCAGCTTTTGGAAGATGTGTGGGAAAATGCGAAAGCCAAATGGGAAGCTCGGAAGACTCAGCTGTTTCTCCCCATGAGTTTTAAGGATAATCATGGAATAGCCTTGATGGCATATATTAATGAAGCTCAAGAGCAAACTCCCTTTTACCAACTGTTCAACGAAGCTGTGAAGGTGGCCGGCCAGTCTCGAAAAGATTACATCTACAGCTTCCAGTTCAAAGCTTTGCATTTTTACCTGACGAAAGCCCTGCAGTTGCTGAGAAGACCTTGTGAGGACAGCTACAAGAATGTGGTGTACAGCACGAGCCAGGCCCCTTCGTTTACCGGTGGAGGGCTAAACCAAGCCAGGTTTGGCCACTTCACCTTGGCATATTCAGCCAAACCTCAGGCTGCAGATGACCAGCACATTCTGCTAACCATTCGCTCCTGCTTTGGAGTTGCCATTGAAAAATTTTTTGATAAAGAAAGTACAAGTGAAAGAATTGTTTTAATACCCCTGAATGAGGTTTTTCATGTGTCACAGGATGGGGCTGGCAACAACCTTATCCTTCTCAGCACAAACAAGACCTGCAGCCACCATGAGTGTGCGTTTCTCGGAG GACTAAAAACTGCAAACTGTGTTGAGAACATGG aCTATTTCCAACCCATCCATGTCTCCAGCCCTG GTGATAAAAACCAGAAGCTTGAAGACCCTG GAGTGAAAAGCCAGGAGTCCCCAGTCTTACCTG GTATGAAGAGCCATGAGCCCATCCAAATACCTG GAATGAAAATTCCAGAACCTTTCCCATTACCTG AATATAAAAGTCAAGAAGATATCAACAGTCTGA ctccagctccagctccagctccggCTGCAGTTCCAGTTCCTAGTCCCAAAACTCATCCCTCTGCATCCTCTGGCAAAATGCTCCTTCCACTGTTTGAGACATTCGTTATGTTAATCAGTGCTTCTACTATAAATCTCTTCGTTGCTCTGTAG
- the ART3 gene encoding ecto-ADP-ribosyltransferase 3 isoform X5 — MKTGHFEMVTMLLSAMILMDIFQVKANTLDMADNAFDDEYQKCSDRMEIKYIPQLLKEEKASHQLLEDVWENAKAKWEARKTQLFLPMSFKDNHGIALMAYINEAQEQTPFYQLFNEAVKVAGQSRKDYIYSFQFKALHFYLTKALQLLRRPCEDSYKNVVYSTSQAPSFTGGGLNQARFGHFTLAYSAKPQAADDQHILLTIRSCFGVAIEKFFDKESTSERIVLIPLNEVFHVSQDGAGNNLILLSTNKTCSHHECAFLGGLKTANCVENMDYFQPIHVSSPGDKNQKLEDPGVKSQESPVLPGMKSHEPIQIPEYKSQEDINSLTPAPAPAPAPAAVPVPSPKTHPSASSGKMLLPLFETFVMLISASTINLFVAL; from the exons atgaagacaggacATTTTGAAATGGTCACCATGCTGCTGTCAGCTATGATTTTAATGGATATTTTCCAG GTGAAGGCTAATACATTAGACATGGCAGATAATGCATTTGATGACGAATACCAGAAATGTTCTGATAGGATGGAAATCAAGTATATTCCGCAACTGCTCAAGGAAGAGAAAGCAAGCCATCAGCTTTTGGAAGATGTGTGGGAAAATGCGAAAGCCAAATGGGAAGCTCGGAAGACTCAGCTGTTTCTCCCCATGAGTTTTAAGGATAATCATGGAATAGCCTTGATGGCATATATTAATGAAGCTCAAGAGCAAACTCCCTTTTACCAACTGTTCAACGAAGCTGTGAAGGTGGCCGGCCAGTCTCGAAAAGATTACATCTACAGCTTCCAGTTCAAAGCTTTGCATTTTTACCTGACGAAAGCCCTGCAGTTGCTGAGAAGACCTTGTGAGGACAGCTACAAGAATGTGGTGTACAGCACGAGCCAGGCCCCTTCGTTTACCGGTGGAGGGCTAAACCAAGCCAGGTTTGGCCACTTCACCTTGGCATATTCAGCCAAACCTCAGGCTGCAGATGACCAGCACATTCTGCTAACCATTCGCTCCTGCTTTGGAGTTGCCATTGAAAAATTTTTTGATAAAGAAAGTACAAGTGAAAGAATTGTTTTAATACCCCTGAATGAGGTTTTTCATGTGTCACAGGATGGGGCTGGCAACAACCTTATCCTTCTCAGCACAAACAAGACCTGCAGCCACCATGAGTGTGCGTTTCTCGGAG GACTAAAAACTGCAAACTGTGTTGAGAACATGG aCTATTTCCAACCCATCCATGTCTCCAGCCCTG GTGATAAAAACCAGAAGCTTGAAGACCCTG GAGTGAAAAGCCAGGAGTCCCCAGTCTTACCTG GTATGAAGAGCCATGAGCCCATCCAAATACCTG AATATAAAAGTCAAGAAGATATCAACAGTCTGA ctccagctccagctccagctccagctccggCTGCAGTTCCAGTTCCTAGTCCCAAAACTCATCCCTCTGCATCCTCTGGCAAAATGCTCCTTCCACTGTTTGAGACATTCGTTATGTTAATCAGTGCTTCTACTATAAATCTCTTCGTTGCTCTGTAG
- the ART3 gene encoding ecto-ADP-ribosyltransferase 3 isoform X9 — MKTGHFEMVTMLLSAMILMDIFQVKANTLDMADNAFDDEYQKCSDRMEIKYIPQLLKEEKASHQLLEDVWENAKAKWEARKTQLFLPMSFKDNHGIALMAYINEAQEQTPFYQLFNEAVKVAGQSRKDYIYSFQFKALHFYLTKALQLLRRPCEDSYKNVVYSTSQAPSFTGGGLNQARFGHFTLAYSAKPQAADDQHILLTIRSCFGVAIEKFFDKESTSERIVLIPLNEVFHVSQDGAGNNLILLSTNKTCSHHECAFLGGLKTANCVENMDYFQPIHVSSPGDKNQKLEDPGVKSQESPVLPGMKSHEPIQIPAPAPAPAPAPAAVPVPSPKTHPSASSGKMLLPLFETFVMLISASTINLFVAL, encoded by the exons atgaagacaggacATTTTGAAATGGTCACCATGCTGCTGTCAGCTATGATTTTAATGGATATTTTCCAG GTGAAGGCTAATACATTAGACATGGCAGATAATGCATTTGATGACGAATACCAGAAATGTTCTGATAGGATGGAAATCAAGTATATTCCGCAACTGCTCAAGGAAGAGAAAGCAAGCCATCAGCTTTTGGAAGATGTGTGGGAAAATGCGAAAGCCAAATGGGAAGCTCGGAAGACTCAGCTGTTTCTCCCCATGAGTTTTAAGGATAATCATGGAATAGCCTTGATGGCATATATTAATGAAGCTCAAGAGCAAACTCCCTTTTACCAACTGTTCAACGAAGCTGTGAAGGTGGCCGGCCAGTCTCGAAAAGATTACATCTACAGCTTCCAGTTCAAAGCTTTGCATTTTTACCTGACGAAAGCCCTGCAGTTGCTGAGAAGACCTTGTGAGGACAGCTACAAGAATGTGGTGTACAGCACGAGCCAGGCCCCTTCGTTTACCGGTGGAGGGCTAAACCAAGCCAGGTTTGGCCACTTCACCTTGGCATATTCAGCCAAACCTCAGGCTGCAGATGACCAGCACATTCTGCTAACCATTCGCTCCTGCTTTGGAGTTGCCATTGAAAAATTTTTTGATAAAGAAAGTACAAGTGAAAGAATTGTTTTAATACCCCTGAATGAGGTTTTTCATGTGTCACAGGATGGGGCTGGCAACAACCTTATCCTTCTCAGCACAAACAAGACCTGCAGCCACCATGAGTGTGCGTTTCTCGGAG GACTAAAAACTGCAAACTGTGTTGAGAACATGG aCTATTTCCAACCCATCCATGTCTCCAGCCCTG GTGATAAAAACCAGAAGCTTGAAGACCCTG GAGTGAAAAGCCAGGAGTCCCCAGTCTTACCTG GTATGAAGAGCCATGAGCCCATCCAAATACCTG ctccagctccagctccagctccagctccggCTGCAGTTCCAGTTCCTAGTCCCAAAACTCATCCCTCTGCATCCTCTGGCAAAATGCTCCTTCCACTGTTTGAGACATTCGTTATGTTAATCAGTGCTTCTACTATAAATCTCTTCGTTGCTCTGTAG